One genomic segment of Linepithema humile isolate Giens D197 chromosome 5, Lhum_UNIL_v1.0, whole genome shotgun sequence includes these proteins:
- the LOC105676109 gene encoding proton-coupled amino acid transporter-like protein CG1139: protein MSEQKAEGQPSESTDDEVYDPHSHRVTYKPVSDFGSLANLIKSAAGTGLFAMPNAFACVGLFIGIIGTALMGLLITGSLQLLVRIHHLMCTRLKKPTLVYDKVVVATLTTDVRKPWLSARAATLIVDGIMLACYIGIGSVYVVFVAGVIQECIDSEKVIGQSYYALILFPLLFIMNMARNLSDIAPISIVGNILLISAAIIGIVYALKDGIGDTWMMVEPNVAMYPKFIGLVFFSMCSPGVILAIEHSMKKPWNYVKFCGILNWGMAFLVVIHIFVGAIGYLKWGQDALGNFIRNHEEHDAPTITALVMQALSIYFTYGLQCFMPITILKDQYAVPAVERGAWKGTPFFWDLIIRFGITFITCILAAAIPKLDLFTGLVGAVCISTLATLIPVTLYILVHHENFGKFKWRLILGVTMFSIAFVAAICAVTTNLVLIVQYFRYGD from the exons AT gagTGAACAAAAGGCAGAAGGACAACCGAGTGAATCCACTGACGATGAAGTTTATGATCCCCATTCGCATCGTGTCACTTACAAACCGGTGTC AGACTTCGGTTCTTTAGCGAATTTGATAAAAAGCGCGGCCGGAACAGGTCTTTTCGCTATGCCGAACGCGTTTGCTTGCGTCGGACTCTTTATCGGAATTATTGGCACAGCGCTTATGGGATTGCTGATAACCGGATCTCTTCAGTTGCTCGTTAGAATCCATCATCTAATGTGCACTCGTTTGAAGAAACCCACTTTAGTATATGACAAAGTGGTAGTCGCTACTTTAACTACGGATGTGCGAAAACCGTGGCTGTCTGCGCGCGCTGCAAC ACTCATCGTTGATGGCATAATGTTAGCATGCTACATTGGCATAGGTTCGGTTTACGTCGTGTTCGTTGCCGGTGTAATTCAAGAATGCATAGATAGTGAAAAAGTCATCGGTCAGAGCTACTACGCTCTCATATTATTTCCTCTACTTTTTATAATGAACATGGCAAGGAACCTTTCGGACATCGCGCCGATTTCTATTGTCGGAAACATTTTGCTTATCTCTGCTGCAATCATTGGAATTGTTTATGCTTTAAAAGACGGTATTGGCGACACATGGATGATGGTCGAACCGAACGTAGCCATGTATCCGAAATTTATTGGCTTGGTTTTCTTTAGTATGTGTTCACCGGGAGTG atattggCGATAGAACATAGCATGAAAAAACCTTGGAATTACGTTAAATTCTGTGGGATATTGAATTGGGGCATGGCATTTTTGGTTGTAATACACATTTTCGTTGGAGCTATTGGTTATTTAAAATGGGGACAGGATGCGCTCGGCAATTTTATTCGTAATCATGAAGAGCATGAcgc accGACGATTACAGCATTGGTAATGCAAGCGCTATCAATATACTTCACGTACGGATTGCAATGTTTTATGCCCATTACGATTCTAAAAGACCAGTACGCCGTACCAGCAGTCGAGCGCGGCGCTTGGAAAGGGACACCGTTTTTCTGGGATCTGATCATTCGTTTTGGCATCACCTTCATCACGT GCATTCTAGCAGCGGCGATTCCAAAGCTCGATTTGTTCACCGGTTTGGTCGGCGCTGTATGCATATCTACTTTGGCTACATTAATCCCGGTTACTTTATACATTCTGGTGCATCACGAGAATTTCGGAAAGTTTAAATGGAGACTAATCCTGGGTGTCACTATGTTTTCCATTGCTTTTGTCGCAGCAATATGCGCCGTGACAACTAATCTCGTTTTAATCGTGCAGTATTTCAGATACGg ggACTAA
- the Rbm13 gene encoding protein MAK16 homolog B, giving the protein MQHDDVVWSVINKSFCSFKVNTKTQRFCRNEYNLTGLCSRAACPLANSQYATIREENGIIYLFVRTAERIHTPKSSWEKVKLSRNFEKAVHQINENLLYWPGFIKAKCKQRFIKITQYLIRTRKLKLRRQKKIVPLQRKIERRETRREEKALIAARLESTIEKKLMERLKEGMYEGIYNFPQQVFEKAVEAVQVDEESEAENEQEEEQEIEIEKEVEMELEADEREIEEYGPKYVEAESDDDDYEDDDDDDDIEELSMDEDSDSGQKEEVELSDNFESEASDIEDLIKPSTSKKTKTAKVVKKRKVQRKSRPRVEIEYEIEEESSRQRERV; this is encoded by the exons ATGCAGCACGACGAC GTTGTGTGgagtgttattaataaatcattttgttCTTTCAAAGTAAA TACAAAAACTCAGAGATTTTGTAGAAATGAGTACAATCTTACAGGTTTATGCAGTAGAGCTGCATGTCCTCTCGCTAATAGTCAATATGCTACAATTAGAGAGGAAAATggtattatatatctttttgtgaGAACAGCAGAAAG aatacatACACCTAAAAGCAGTTGGGAAAAAGTCAAGTTGTCCAGGAACTTTGAAAAGGCAGTACatcaaattaatgaaaatctGCTTTACTGGCCTGGTTTCATAAAGGCAAAATGTAAGCAAAGATTTATTAAGATCACACAATATCTTATTCGCACGAGAAAACTCAAACTAAGACGGCAAAAGAAGATTGTGCCACTTCAGAGAAAGATTGAAAGAAGAGAAACACGCAGAGAAGAAAAGGCCCTGATTGCTGCTAGATTAGAAAgtacaattgaaaaaaaacttatGGAGAGATTGAAGGAAGGAATG TACGAAGGTATTTACAATTTCCCACAACAAGTGTTTGAGAAGGCTGTGGAAGCTGTTCAAGTTGATGAGGAAAGTGAAGCAGAAAATGAACAGGAGGAAGAGCAAGAAATAGAGATTGAGAAGGAGGTGGAAATGGAATTAGAAGCGGATGAAAGAGAAATTGAGGAATATGGTCCAAAATATGTTGAAGCTGAAAGCGATGATGATGATTATGaagatgacgatgacgatgatgatATTGAAGAGCTTTCTATG gATGAAGATAGTGACTCTGGACAGAAGGAAGAAGTTGAGTTATCGGATAACTTTGAATCTGAAGCTAGTGATATAGAG GATTTAATCAAACCATCCACGAGCAAGAAGACAAAAACAGCGAAAGTTGTTAAGAAAAGAAAGGTACAAAGAAAATCACGACCAAGAGTGGAAATCGAGTACGAAATAGAAGAAGAAAGCAGTCGGCAAAGAGAACGagtgtag
- the LOC105676113 gene encoding post-GPI attachment to proteins factor 2-like, producing MLDNAANMELNNVGSNKSSVHLALSFKKLCLATVGLPLVSLLFCFTTAYIFQQDDIHETHCRVYNILPSISAITGVSPQRYLWRISIALHIGPRLVIANVYHSYYHKILKNIEDVPIKITGSRLLNLCYWLNIAEIAALCGVTYISNRENYAVHEKIFIVFMISSLTYMLTAVRLGRLITPNAQSLQYKQALFMMSLVSTIGLIIFFLKHRLLCHDLAFSWFSLCEYLIAFANMGFHIMVVLDFPKEQLVVGHDLPAAKID from the exons ATGCTAGACAATGCTGCTAATATGGAACTGAATAATGTGGGAAGCAACAAAAGTTCCGTACATCTCGCATTATCGTTCAAAAAGTTGTGTCTGGCAACAGTTGGCTTACCACTTGTATCGCTGTTGTTCTGCTTCACTACagcatatatatttcaacagGATGATATTCACGAAACTCACTGTAGG GTCTATAATATTCTTCCATCGATCTCAGCCATCACTGGGGTATCTCCTCAGAGATATCTATGGCGTATTAGTATAGCATTACATATTGGCCCTAGATTGGTGATCGCCAACGTTTATCATTCATATTATCACAAAATACTTAAAAACATTGAAGATGTGCCTATAAAAATTACAGGGAGCAGGCTCCTAAACTTATGTTATTGGCTAAACATTGCTGAGATAGCAGCTTTGTGTGGTGTCACATACATTTCTAACAGAGAAAATTATg cggTGCacgaaaaaattttcatagtGTTCATGATTAGTTCACTCACATATATGCTGACCGCCGTAAGATTAGGTCGCCTAATAACTCCAAATGCACAAAGTCTTCAGTACAAACAGGCGCTCTTTATGATGAGTCTTGTTAGTACAATTGGTCTTATTATATTCTTCTTGAAACATCGACTGCTGTGTCACGATTTAG CATTTAGTTGGTTCTCGCTATGTGAATACCTGATAGCTTTTGCAAACATGGGCTTTCACATCATGGTGGTTTTGGACTTTCCAAAAGAACAACTGGTCGTAGGTCACGATTTACCTGCCGCAAAAATAGATTAA